TCTGCAAaggctcactcacatggctggcTGCAGATTCTGGTGTTGGCTGGGTGTTTAGCTTGGGCTGTTGACCAGAGCACCTGCCTGGGGCCTCACCACAGCTTGGGCTTCTCACAGCATAGTACTGAACCCTGTATATACTATGTTTTCCTATATATACAAGCCTATgatagtttaatttataaattaggcacagcaAGAgattaataactaataataaagtagaataaTTATAACAACATGACAGTAGAACTGCTCTTGCAATTTGGGGTCATTATTTAGTAAAACAAGGGTTACTGGAATACAAGCACTGCCACGGCCTGCCAGGTGATCTGATAACTAAAATGCCAAGTAAGTGACTCACTGGCAGATAGTGTACACATTGTGGATACACTAGACTCAGGGATGATTCAGCAACCCTCACGGGAGAGCAGGAGGGCGTGAGacttcatcacactactcagaattgtgtgcaatttaaaatgcagaaattgcTTATTTCTGGATCAATTTAATAACTTCAAAGTGCAGTTGACCATGGGTAATAGAAGTTGCATAAAGTGAAAATGCAGATAAGGGGGGATGACTGTACAAACGTAATTTTTACTTACATAATGTTCAACTGGGAAAGATGCAGAAAAGGAGAATTCTGCTGCATATACTCACCCAGGCACACTGACTTCTTTACCTTGTACTGTGCTGCAGTAAAGCACAGCACCAAGTTTGTCCTAGAAATCATACCCATTTTGTTGTGATAGGGCCCTGGTAGTTAAGTTAGGGAAGTCTCTTATTTTTCAGACTGGGATGTGATATACATCACGGACATCCACATCCTGGTGGCTGGTCACAAAGACCCACCTGGATGGAAAGGAGACTGGGGAGTTTGAAAAGTTATGTGCCTGGAGTCAAGTGAAATTGGCACTGGTGAACAGATTACCAGCCTGTGCGATGTGTGAGAACTATCTGATAGGGTATGACTTCATTCAGGTCTATCCATAGTactctgaaaagaaacaaaaaaagcctcTGAAGGCTGCCTTTTGTACACAATTCTTCCTGCATTCGTCTTCATATGGTTTCTCTACTACGTGAATTCTCTGATTCACTGTGAGGGTTTACTTTTCGGACTGTCTTCTTACATTCACTACCCTCAATTGGTTTCCTGTGTATCTCTGATGTCAAAAGGGATAATCTTTTTGTCAAAAGGATTTTCCAGTTATGACATCAATAGGGATTCCCCTCTCCCTGAATTTTCTGGTATATGCTTAGGGTTGACTTCTTATGTAATTTCCCATATTCATTGCATTCATAAGATTTCTCCCTACTGTGAGTTCTTTGATGTATTCTGAGATTCGATTTCTGGCCAAAAGTTTTTCCACATTTACTACACTGAAAGGGTTTCTCCCCTGTGTGAATTCTCTGATGATCACTAAGGATTGCTTTCCGGACAAACtttttcccacattcattacatttaaatGGTTTCTCCCCAGTGTGAATTCTTTGATGCACTCTGAGGGTTGATGTCCGGGCAAAAGTTTTCCCACATTCGTTACATTTGAATGGCTTCTCTCCTGTGTGAGTCTTCTGATGTTGAATAAGATGGTCTTTTCGCCAGAAGGATTTTTCACATTCGTTACATTGGTAAGTTTTCTCCCCAGTGTGAGTTCTCTGATGTATTCTGAGGTTTGACTTCTGGCCAAATGTTTTTCCACATTCATTGCACTGAAAGGATTTCTCCCCTGTGTGAATTCTGTGATGATCTCTGAGAGTAGACTTCTGAACAAAAGTTTTCCCACATTCActacatttatagggtttctctcctgtatgaattcTTTGATGTCCCCTGAGGGTTGACTTCTGGACAAATGTttttccacattcattacatttatagGGTTTTTCTGCTGTGTGAATTCTCTGATGAGTACTGAGGTGTGACTTCTGGGAGAAAGTTTTTCCACATTCACTACATTCAAatggtttctctcctgtgtgagtTCTCTGATGTTGAATGAGATGTCCTTTCTGACAGAAGGacttcccacattcattacatttatagGGTTTTATCTTCAAGTGACTTCTCTGGTGACCTTTGTGAACTGACATCTGGTAGgatttcttattttcatgatattcagAGGATTTAACCCAAGTCTGTGTTCTGTCACTACATACCACTGGATTCTCTTCTGTGACAGTTGTCTGAGGTTCAGTGAGGTGTGCCTTTCTGTTGAAATTATTTCCACTTGAATTTAATTCATAATGTTTCACACCCATGTTACATTTATTATATTCCTCCAGAGTTGACTTCTCAAAGGATTTCCCATATTGATTAAGATGAGGATGTTTCTCCCCTGTGCCAGTTCTCCTGTGATCAAAGAGAATTGTCTTAGCACATTTTTTCCTAAAGTCATCATCTTTACAGGATTTTTCTCCTGTGTGAGGATTCTTATGTTTAACACAGCAAGCCTTATCATTAAAGGCTTTTCCAATTTTATTACATTCAAAAGCTTGCTCCAAAGTTTGAAACTTTGAATGCTTGGGAAGATTTTCATTATAACTGAgagctttcatatttttattatgttcataAAATTTCTCTCCAGTCTGAGTTTTCTCAAAGTTGATTTTGAAAGGTGAATTCTCACATACATTACAGCAACCTACTTTCTTTGTCAAATAGTTTCTATTATTAATGATAAATTCAGAAATACTTTGCAAATTCACTCCCCACGAGTCACATTTGCAGGACATTTTTGTTGAAGCAACAGCAGTTACATGCAGAGTAAATGGTTTCCCCaaaactttctcttcctctctagtCAATGTTTTATTATTGATACATATTACTTGCTGCAAGTGTTTGTCTTGGATGTTCTTGTTCTGCTTGATCAGGTCATCACCTCTGTAATCTTCTAAAACAGAAATATTGAAAACATCTATGACTCTTACATCTTTTATGGGTAGGGCTTATCAACATTCAGCCTATGTTGCACTTAATTATTTGATTTCTTAGGATTAAATAATTCACATATAGGTGTACATTAATATCTCAGAACACCCCCCCTTTAAAAGTAATATTGGTGTAGTGCAAATGGAAAAGGAACCTGGTAACAAACACACATTTTGCATGTGATTAATAAGATTTTCCTAACTGGGttgatagaagaaagaaaagaaaagaaaacatttttttttttttttttttttttgagacggagtttcgctcttgttacccaggctggagtgcaatggcgccatctcggctcaccgcaacctccgcctcctgggttcaggcgattctcctgcctcagcctcctgagtagctgggattacaggcacgcgccaccatgcccagctagtttttttgtatttttagtagagatggggtttcaccatgttgaccaggatggtctcgatctttcgacctcgtgatccacccgcctcggcctcccaaagtgctgggattacaggcttgagccaccgcgcccggccaagaaaagaaaacttaagagTTTCATAGGGGTGGTTATTTTAGGGAGTGGGAAAAATAGATAATGggataaatataacaaaaacccTAAATGTAAGTAGTGTAACAAGGaaaatcaggagataacagaATTTTTGAAATAGGCCCAACAGGAAACGGGTTTAGAAGGAGAAAGTAAATTACAGTCCAGGTCTTGACATTATCTAGATTATAATGGTTAGTTTATTGTCTACATTCTTACAATTCGATATCCCTCATCAGTTCTTCAAcatcaaattaaatttataacAACCAACTCCCTTatgactaaataaaaaatatttatacctCTAACCCATCTTATGATTGTgattcacagaaatacaagcaagtataaaattgttgaaaataaaatccattctTGCAACTAACTTAGATGCCCTGCTCCACTCTGGCTGTCATACTGTTGATTTATTCCATCAGAACTAAGCAATAAGTGAACCTGATCATCCCATCCTAAGTTTCTACATTTCAATCTGACATGAGGAAATTTTAAATAGGGtattacagaacattttactgtgaaaatgatgttttaagaaaAGTCTGGGTACTTTATGCATTCTAAATGCCTATCCTTGACAGGTCATATTACAAATATCATCTGCCACTTCTTGCTTATCTTTTAACACTTTATCAAGCATGAAACACTAGCTACTTGCATAACACTTTCATGAGCAACTTAACAGTAGTAAGTGAACACTCATGGAATTAGAAACGATGTCATGAAACACAAATGGCTCTGAAAAAAATCCCTGTTCACCTCTGCTTGGTTACAAACTCTATATGTTTAGAATTCACCACTCTCCTAATACTTATGTAATaatttccttgattttctttatagttttataaccAATACATGAATTCCTAAAAACGTAGTTGAATTTTGCCTGCCTCTGACATCTTTACATAAATAGAACcatatatgtctattttttcttttgcttaatagTATGCTTATAATGAGTGTACAAGATTTTATGTggctgtataatttttttcttaaggaatacAACTACTTCTCCATTCTACTGTTGATGAGTACAATTTTTTGCCAAACAGAAACAATACTACcattagtattattttatgtattccaGAGAATGCAATCATATCTTTTTGTTGGTCATATGGTTAGAAAAGGTACTGCTTGGCTACAGCATATGCAGAAGTTCACCTTGATTAGAAAACATCTTCGCGGGATGCAAAGACGTAAGAATGATATAAcagactttggggactcggggTGGTGAACgggtgggaaggaggagagggataAATGACCACAAgttgggtgcagtgtacactgcttgggtgatgggtgcaccaaaatctcacaaatcaccactaaagaacttactccggtaaccaaataccacctgttcaccaaaaacctatggaaattaaaaacaaatcctcCTGATATCACAGTGGTTTTACCAGTTTATATTTCCAGTCAGTGGTTAA
The sequence above is a segment of the Saimiri boliviensis isolate mSaiBol1 chromosome 2, mSaiBol1.pri, whole genome shotgun sequence genome. Coding sequences within it:
- the ZNF510 gene encoding zinc finger protein 510 isoform X5, with protein sequence MSPHPEAITDCVTLNAVGQLAEGHRLRFSTLFEEQQKMNIPQESVSFKDVTIEFTQEEWQQMAPVERNLYRDVMLENYSHLVSVGYCLFKPEVIFKLEQGAEPWFSEEEFSNKSHPKDYRGDDLIKQNKNIQDKHLQQVICINNKTLTREEEKVLGKPFTLHVTAVASTKMSCKCDSWGVNLQSISEFIINNRNYLTKKVGCCNVCENSPFKINFEKTQTGEKFYEHNKNMKALSYNENLPKHSKFQTLEQAFECNKIGKAFNDKACCVKHKNPHTGEKSCKDDDFRKKCAKTILFDHRRTGTGEKHPHLNQYGKSFEKSTLEEYNKCNMGVKHYELNSSGNNFNRKAHLTEPQTTVTEENPVVCSDRTQTWVKSSEYHENKKSYQMSVHKGHQRSHLKIKPYKCNECGKSFCQKGHLIQHQRTHTGEKPFECSECGKTFSQKSHLSTHQRIHTAEKPYKCNECGKTFVQKSTLRGHQRIHTGEKPYKCSECGKTFVQKSTLRDHHRIHTGEKSFQCNECGKTFGQKSNLRIHQRTHTGEKTYQCNECEKSFWRKDHLIQHQKTHTGEKPFKCNECGKTFARTSTLRVHQRIHTGEKPFKCNECGKKFVRKAILSDHQRIHTGEKPFQCSKCGKTFGQKSNLRIHQRTHSREKSYECNEYGKLHKKSTLSIYQKIQGEGNPY
- the ZNF510 gene encoding zinc finger protein 510 isoform X2, encoding MSPHPEAITDCVTLNAVGQLAEGHRLRFSTLFEEQQKMNIPQRNTGLSVWSHFCQPESVSFKDVTIEFTQEEWQQMAPVERNLYRDVMLENYSHLVSVGYCLFKPEVIFKLEQGAEPWFSEEEFSNKSHPKDYRGDDLIKQNKNIQDKHLQQVICINNKTLTREEEKVLGKPFTLHVTAVASTKMSCKCDSWGVNLQSISEFIINNRNYLTKKVGCCNVCENSPFKINFEKTQTGEKFYEHNKNMKALSYNENLPKHSKFQTLEQAFECNKIGKAFNDKACCVKHKNPHTGEKSCKDDDFRKKCAKTILFDHRRTGTGEKHPHLNQYGKSFEKSTLEEYNKCNMGVKHYELNSSGNNFNRKAHLTEPQTTVTEENPVVCSDRTQTWVKSSEYHENKKSYQMSVHKGHQRSHLKIKPYKCNECGKSFCQKGHLIQHQRTHTGEKPFECSECGKTFSQKSHLSTHQRIHTAEKPYKCNECGKTFVQKSTLRGHQRIHTGEKPYKCSECGKTFVQKSTLRDHHRIHTGEKSFQCNECGKTFGQKSNLRIHQRTHTGEKTYQCNECEKSFWRKDHLIQHQKTHTGEKPFKCNECGKTFARTSTLRVHQRIHTGEKPFKCNECGKKFVRKAILSDHQRIHTGEKPFQCSKCGKTFGQKSNLRIHQRTHSREKSYECNEYGKLHKKSTLSIYQKIQGEGNPY
- the ZNF510 gene encoding zinc finger protein 510 isoform X4, yielding MSPHPEAITDCVTLNAVGQLAEGGHRLRFSTLFEEQQKMNIPQESVSFKDVTIEFTQEEWQQMAPVERNLYRDVMLENYSHLVSVGYCLFKPEVIFKLEQGAEPWFSEEEFSNKSHPKDYRGDDLIKQNKNIQDKHLQQVICINNKTLTREEEKVLGKPFTLHVTAVASTKMSCKCDSWGVNLQSISEFIINNRNYLTKKVGCCNVCENSPFKINFEKTQTGEKFYEHNKNMKALSYNENLPKHSKFQTLEQAFECNKIGKAFNDKACCVKHKNPHTGEKSCKDDDFRKKCAKTILFDHRRTGTGEKHPHLNQYGKSFEKSTLEEYNKCNMGVKHYELNSSGNNFNRKAHLTEPQTTVTEENPVVCSDRTQTWVKSSEYHENKKSYQMSVHKGHQRSHLKIKPYKCNECGKSFCQKGHLIQHQRTHTGEKPFECSECGKTFSQKSHLSTHQRIHTAEKPYKCNECGKTFVQKSTLRGHQRIHTGEKPYKCSECGKTFVQKSTLRDHHRIHTGEKSFQCNECGKTFGQKSNLRIHQRTHTGEKTYQCNECEKSFWRKDHLIQHQKTHTGEKPFKCNECGKTFARTSTLRVHQRIHTGEKPFKCNECGKKFVRKAILSDHQRIHTGEKPFQCSKCGKTFGQKSNLRIHQRTHSREKSYECNEYGKLHKKSTLSIYQKIQGEGNPY
- the ZNF510 gene encoding zinc finger protein 510 isoform X3 — encoded protein: MSPHPEAITDCVTLNAVGQLAEGGHRLRFSTLFEEQQKMNIPQRNTGLSVWSHFCQPESVSFKDVTIEFTQEEWQQMAPVERNLYRDVMLENYSHLVSVGYCLFKPEVIFKLEQGAEPWFSEEEFSNKSHPNYRGDDLIKQNKNIQDKHLQQVICINNKTLTREEEKVLGKPFTLHVTAVASTKMSCKCDSWGVNLQSISEFIINNRNYLTKKVGCCNVCENSPFKINFEKTQTGEKFYEHNKNMKALSYNENLPKHSKFQTLEQAFECNKIGKAFNDKACCVKHKNPHTGEKSCKDDDFRKKCAKTILFDHRRTGTGEKHPHLNQYGKSFEKSTLEEYNKCNMGVKHYELNSSGNNFNRKAHLTEPQTTVTEENPVVCSDRTQTWVKSSEYHENKKSYQMSVHKGHQRSHLKIKPYKCNECGKSFCQKGHLIQHQRTHTGEKPFECSECGKTFSQKSHLSTHQRIHTAEKPYKCNECGKTFVQKSTLRGHQRIHTGEKPYKCSECGKTFVQKSTLRDHHRIHTGEKSFQCNECGKTFGQKSNLRIHQRTHTGEKTYQCNECEKSFWRKDHLIQHQKTHTGEKPFKCNECGKTFARTSTLRVHQRIHTGEKPFKCNECGKKFVRKAILSDHQRIHTGEKPFQCSKCGKTFGQKSNLRIHQRTHSREKSYECNEYGKLHKKSTLSIYQKIQGEGNPY
- the ZNF510 gene encoding zinc finger protein 510 isoform X1 is translated as MSPHPEAITDCVTLNAVGQLAEGGHRLRFSTLFEEQQKMNIPQRNTGLSVWSHFCQPESVSFKDVTIEFTQEEWQQMAPVERNLYRDVMLENYSHLVSVGYCLFKPEVIFKLEQGAEPWFSEEEFSNKSHPKDYRGDDLIKQNKNIQDKHLQQVICINNKTLTREEEKVLGKPFTLHVTAVASTKMSCKCDSWGVNLQSISEFIINNRNYLTKKVGCCNVCENSPFKINFEKTQTGEKFYEHNKNMKALSYNENLPKHSKFQTLEQAFECNKIGKAFNDKACCVKHKNPHTGEKSCKDDDFRKKCAKTILFDHRRTGTGEKHPHLNQYGKSFEKSTLEEYNKCNMGVKHYELNSSGNNFNRKAHLTEPQTTVTEENPVVCSDRTQTWVKSSEYHENKKSYQMSVHKGHQRSHLKIKPYKCNECGKSFCQKGHLIQHQRTHTGEKPFECSECGKTFSQKSHLSTHQRIHTAEKPYKCNECGKTFVQKSTLRGHQRIHTGEKPYKCSECGKTFVQKSTLRDHHRIHTGEKSFQCNECGKTFGQKSNLRIHQRTHTGEKTYQCNECEKSFWRKDHLIQHQKTHTGEKPFKCNECGKTFARTSTLRVHQRIHTGEKPFKCNECGKKFVRKAILSDHQRIHTGEKPFQCSKCGKTFGQKSNLRIHQRTHSREKSYECNEYGKLHKKSTLSIYQKIQGEGNPY